A window of Fundulus heteroclitus isolate FHET01 chromosome 15, MU-UCD_Fhet_4.1, whole genome shotgun sequence contains these coding sequences:
- the LOC118566044 gene encoding uncharacterized protein LOC118566044, with translation MWEHNWILMKESHPGLKRFLQCFNAPEPLFPRDALYGDRTCPLRLLYTAEEEESVHYVDFTSLYPYVNANCPYPLGHPKIICKDFDDPRNYFGFIRATVSPPRSLFFPVLPYKTSTGKLVFTLCRACAEMNYQAGPCSHSDRERALTGVWVTLKFNKALELGYTVAEITEVWHFENQSSSIFKPYIHTFLKGKQEASGFPAEATDKESRLKYVADYKLNQGIQLDVEKIEVNPAKRQVAKLCLNSFWRKFAQRNDLAQTTIVRESDEFFNFLFSGKYAVCYFHFLNDDMCMIQWKYNKRCISPPNKVNNVFIAAFTTAHAHLKLFTCLEPLQERVLYIDTDSLIYVVKPGQTSLKLGNYLGDLMDELGGDTIRVFVSTGPKSYAYQTKKQKKVVMRCKGITQTQECSERVNFDSVKELVEGYLQGSTGGVLEALQHTIRRDKRNFQLQTAFQKMFRVVYDKRRLFPDGTTLPFGY, from the coding sequence ATGTGGGAGCACAATTGGATCCTAATGAAGGAGTCGCACCCGGGTCTCAAAAGGTTTCTACAATGTTTTAATGCACCGGAGCCTCTTTTCCCGCGTGATGCCTTATACGGCGACCGTACTTGTCCTCTCAGACTCCTGTAcacggcggaggaggaggaatcGGTGCATTATGTAGATTTCACCTCGTTGTACCCGTACGTGAATGCAAACTGTCCCTATCCTCTTGGCCACCCCAAAATCATTTGCAAAGATTTTGACGATCCGCGTAACTATTTCGGGTTCATCAGGGCAACTGTGTCTCCACCCCGCAGTCTGTTTTTTCCCGTTTTGCCGTACAAGACATCTACCGGTAAACTCGTCTTTACTCTCTGCCGTGCTTGCGCCGAAATGAACTACCAGGCAGGCCCATGCAGCCACTCTGACCGAGAGAGAGCATTGACGGGGGTATGGGTAACCCTCAAATTCAACAAAGCTCTGGAACTCGGTTACACCGTGGCTGAAATCACCGAGGTTTGGCATTTTGAGAACCAGAGCAGTTCAATCTTTAAACCATATATCCACACTTTTCTCAAGGGTAAGCAGGAAGCTTCAGGTTTTCCCGCTGAAGCTACGGATAAGGAGAGCAGGTTAAAATACGTGGCAGACTACAAACTGAACCAAGGCATCCAGCTGGATGTGGAGAAAATTGAGGTGAATCCTGCTAAAAGGCAAGTGGCTAAACTctgtttgaacagtttttggaGGAAATTTGCACAGAGAAATGACCTGGCTCAAACTACCATTGTGAGAGAATCCGATgagttttttaacttcctgttttcaggtaAATACGCTGTGTGctactttcactttctgaacgATGACATGTGTATGATTCAATGGAAATACAACAAGCGATGCATCTCTCCGCCCAATAAGGTGAATAATGTGTTTATCGCGGCGTTCACTACGGCACACGCGCATTTGAAACTATTCACCTGTCTCGAACCACTTCAGGAGCGCGTTTTGTACATTGACACAGACAGCCTGATCTACGTGGTTAAACCGGGTCAGACCTCCCTCAAGCTGGGGAACTATTTGGGGGATTTAATGGATGAGCTGGGAGGTGATACCATACGGGTATTTGTTTCAACAGGCCCCAAAAGCTACGCGTAccagacaaaaaaacagaaaaaagttgtGATGCGATGTAAAGGCATCACTCAAACTCAGGAATGCAGCGAGAGGGTGAATTTTGACAGCGTGAAAGAGCTGGTAGAAGGTTATCTGCAAGGGTCTACAGGGGGCGTGTTAGAAGCTCTGCAGCATACCATCAGGAGGGATAAAAGAAACTTCcagcttcaaactgcatttcagaaaatgttCCGTGTGGTGTATGACAAGAGAAGGCTTTTTCCTGACGGAACAACTCTCCCTTTTGGTTACTAA